The Tolypothrix sp. PCC 7712 region GATTCCATAAAGAAATTTGCTGAGAAATTACAGGATCTTGGTTAATCCTAGCTTCGATTTGTTCTGGCCCGTACACCAAACGTTCTTTAGGAAAAACATACAGTAACAACTTACCGTAATTTTGACCATCCGATCGCGCTGCTAACCAAGCGATTAAATTCGTTCTTTGCTTGGGAGTATAAGGTAAAAGCAAGAGAAATTCTTCAAAGGGGTTGGTAGGTAAGCTGGTAATTAAATAGTACGGTTCTACTGGACGCGCTTGATTACCATAGATTTCGTTAGGAATTTGCCATTGGTCTTCCCGGTTGTAAAATACCTGAGTATCTGTCATGTGGTAGGTCATCAACCGTTCAGCCTGAATGTTGAAATAATCAACAGGATAGCGGATATGCTTGCTGAGTGTTTTCGGCATTGCACTCAGGGGTTTAAATAGTTTGGGAAATATTTTTCTCCAAGTAGTAATTATTGGGTCATGGCGATCGGCAACATAAAAGTTAACAGTGCCGTTATAAGCATCTACTACGACTTTGACGGAGTTGCGAATATAGTTAATGCCATCTTGATTAGGATCGGAATAGGGATAGTGATGACTCGTTGTGTAGGCATCCACAATCCAGTAAAGATAATTTTGGTTTGTTGAGTAATCTTGATTTTTCTGATCGAGATTGGCATCAGCGACAACTAAATAAGGATCGCTGTCATATTTTAGAAAAGGTGCGATCGCTTGAATTCTTTGTTTAACATTTCGGCGTAATAAAACCTTTGTTTCTGGGAGAAAATCCCTAGTTATCGCCATTTGCCAGTCTTTCAAATAAGCAGCAAATAACCACCGTCGCCAAATTGCTCCGATAGAGATACCACCTCGTCCATCGTAAGTATGGTAAACATTATCACTACCACTGGGATAGTCGAGTTCTCTAACCTTAGTTCCAGTTATTACATAGTTATTTGTAATTTCACCGTAATAAATCCGGGGTTGCCCAATGGGAATACTGTTGCGAATGGCTTGATTGGCAGTGGTGAGGGCAGTGCTATTACCGCTAATGTCTTTAACGAAATATTCTGGTAGTCCACCAGGGCCAACTACGTTTACAGGACTGAGAGTAAAACCAAAACCGTGGGTATAAATTAGATGGCGGTTTACCCATGTTTGAGCTTCCTGGGGAACTGCACTGTAGTCTAATTCCCTAGCTGCAATTAATACTTGTCGCCGTTCTGTAATTTCCTGAGGTGGGGATGATGATTCCTGCTGCGGTGCGGCGGGACGGCTACTGGTGGCTTCTGTTTCTAGGGTATAGCGGTCAATATCTGCATCGGGAAACCGATAATAGGGTCGAATTTGCTGCAATTGACGGTTGGTTTCTAAAAGCGGCCGCTGATCCCACAAACGAATATTCCGAATTGTTAAGTCGTTGGCTTTGATATCAGCTTCCGTCAATTGACCTTGGGGGTTGAAATTTCTGGTATCAATTGGTTCCAAATCAAAGGCTTGGCGAGTTGAGGCAATAGTACGCCGAATGTAAGGTTGTTCTCGTTGCAATTCATTAGGCTGAACTACTAAATATTGCACTGCATTCGGTACTAGCAAACCACCTACCAGCGCCAACAAGAAATAAACTCCTAAACCATAGAACGCCAACTGACGATGGGGGGATTTTGGCCGCCAAAAGATTGTTCGCCACAAGAAGTAAAAGGCGATCGCTACTGCTAGGGCGCATAAAGTATTGTAAGCTGGCAACTGTGCTACTACGTCGGTATAGCTGGCACCGTAACTCACCCCACGCTTGGAATATAGCAATTCATAACGACTTAACAAATAACTGAGAGCCACAGCTACCATCAATGCACCACCCAAGCCGTATAAATGGCGTTGCTGTGGTGGCGAAAACCCTGGAAAAAATCCTTGGCTGAGACTATCGCCGGATAGGAGGTAGGTAAGAGTAACGGCGATTAAACCATAAAAAAATAATCCCACCAACCACAGTCCTAGCAATTCCAAGACAGGGAGAGAAAATATATAAAAGCTGGTATCTTTAATAAATAAAGGGTCGGTGTCGTTAAAGGCAGTACGAAACAAATATTGCAGTATCTTCGCCCAATTTTGGTAAATTATCTGCCCAAAGAGCAGACTCATGACAATAGCGATCGCCCTGAGCGACAATCGGGGATAAATTAAAATAGCGATCGCAATTCCCAAAACCAAGCTCAAATACCAAACTTGGGAAAATATTTGCCTTGCCAGCTGCCAAATTGTCTGTAGTTGAAAGCGATCGCTGACAAGTAAACTAGTCTTACTAAATGCTGGATTCCAATAGGAAATGGCAATTTCACCGTAGTAAGCCAGCATTAATCCCACCAACAAGCTGAAGCCCAAAGCTAGAGGTAGCAGCCAATGCAATCTGATGGCGGGAAAGCGTCGGGGATCGAAACTACGGGCTAAATTGCGAGGATCGGACTGAGGACTGAGAAGCCTTGTAAACTCACTGCTGAGTGGCTGACTCGTCACTGGCGGGGGATACTTGAGCCGTTCTGCAAAAAAGAGGTTTACCAGCAGATAGACAGCAGTTATCCCAACTACAAATACCCATATAGTAGTCTTAGTAACCAGCCTGAGCAGAAATACTTGGAGGTAGCCGACTTCCTGAAACCAGAAAATTTCGACTGGTAAACGGGAACCCAGAACTACGAGTAGCCATAGCCCTAGGAAGAATATTAATAGGCGAAAGCCCCATTTCCGCAACATTCCTTAGCAGCCAACCTTTTCTAAATTACAGTTATCAATGACTTTCCGCTGATGAAGCAAAACTTACTAGTCAGCCAGTTCATTGATGCCTTTAACTGATCCTAGTACTTCGTTAGATGAATTATGATTGCTACGTAAGTAATTAGGCGCGATCGCACTGATAATATGTAAACTTTTGTGGGGGAAAAGGTTAAAGGGTAAGGGTTAAAGGTTTTTTCTTACCCCTTTTCCCCTTCCCCTTTTGCCCTTAACCGACCAGTATTGTAAAGGGTACAGGTTTTCTCTTTTACCTGCCTCTTGAGCATTCTTAGATATAGTTATGCCGGAATTAAGCAGATTTATGCTGGCAAGCTTTGGCAAGTGTTATCCTACTACCT contains the following coding sequences:
- a CDS encoding UPF0182 family protein, translated to MLRKWGFRLLIFFLGLWLLVVLGSRLPVEIFWFQEVGYLQVFLLRLVTKTTIWVFVVGITAVYLLVNLFFAERLKYPPPVTSQPLSSEFTRLLSPQSDPRNLARSFDPRRFPAIRLHWLLPLALGFSLLVGLMLAYYGEIAISYWNPAFSKTSLLVSDRFQLQTIWQLARQIFSQVWYLSLVLGIAIAILIYPRLSLRAIAIVMSLLFGQIIYQNWAKILQYLFRTAFNDTDPLFIKDTSFYIFSLPVLELLGLWLVGLFFYGLIAVTLTYLLSGDSLSQGFFPGFSPPQQRHLYGLGGALMVAVALSYLLSRYELLYSKRGVSYGASYTDVVAQLPAYNTLCALAVAIAFYFLWRTIFWRPKSPHRQLAFYGLGVYFLLALVGGLLVPNAVQYLVVQPNELQREQPYIRRTIASTRQAFDLEPIDTRNFNPQGQLTEADIKANDLTIRNIRLWDQRPLLETNRQLQQIRPYYRFPDADIDRYTLETEATSSRPAAPQQESSSPPQEITERRQVLIAARELDYSAVPQEAQTWVNRHLIYTHGFGFTLSPVNVVGPGGLPEYFVKDISGNSTALTTANQAIRNSIPIGQPRIYYGEITNNYVITGTKVRELDYPSGSDNVYHTYDGRGGISIGAIWRRWLFAAYLKDWQMAITRDFLPETKVLLRRNVKQRIQAIAPFLKYDSDPYLVVADANLDQKNQDYSTNQNYLYWIVDAYTTSHHYPYSDPNQDGINYIRNSVKVVVDAYNGTVNFYVADRHDPIITTWRKIFPKLFKPLSAMPKTLSKHIRYPVDYFNIQAERLMTYHMTDTQVFYNREDQWQIPNEIYGNQARPVEPYYLITSLPTNPFEEFLLLLPYTPKQRTNLIAWLAARSDGQNYGKLLLYVFPKERLVYGPEQIEARINQDPVISQQISLWNRQGSRAIQGNLLVIPIEQSLLYVEPIYLEATKNSLPTLVRVVVAYENRIVMAQTLEQALQAIFKPEVTPAPAIIRPVEEASPS